CGATCACAGCCGGCTGCGGCAAAGGAGCAGCGGTCGCGATAGTAGCAGCCGGTTGGCAGGATCCTGTTGTTGGGAAGCTCGCCGACACGGGTCGCGGCGAGTTCGGGCAGCGGGTGCTTGAGGCTCGGAACCGTGGCCAGCAAGGTCCTGGTGTAGGGATGCGCCGGAGAATCGAGCACCTGTACCGCCGGCCCGGCCTCGACAATCTGGCCAAGATACATCACCGCCACGCGGTCGCAGAAGTGGCGCACCAGCGAAACGTCGTGCGAGATCATCAGATAGGCGAGGCCTAGCTCTCGCTGAAGTTTCAGCAGCAGGTTGATGATCTGCGCCTGGACGGAGACGTCGAGCGCGGATGTCGGCTCGTCCAGGATCAGCAGATCCGGATCGGTGCTGATCGCGCGCGCAACGGCGATGCGCTGGCGCTGGCCGCCGGAGAATTCATGCGGGCGCCGGTCGAGGTGTTCGGGCCGCAGGCCGACGGAAGCCGCGAGTTCGGCGGCACGCGCCCGCAGTTCGGCCTTCGACATTCCGCCGCGCACATGCAGCGGCTCGGTGATCAACCGCCACACAGGCAGGCGCGGATCGAGCGAGGATTGCGGATCCTGGAACACGATCTGCATCTGCTGGCGGATTTCACGTTTGCGCTTGCCGCGCGCGTCGTGGAAATCCTGACCGTCGATCAGCACCTTGCCCGAACTGCGCTCGACGAGGCCGATGATCGCTTGGACGAGCGTGCTCTTGCCGCAGCCGGATTCACCGACGATGCCAAGACTCTCGCCAGGGCGGATTGTCAGGTCCACCTTATTGACGGCATGAACATGCGAGGTGGCCCCGCCGAACCAGCCGCCGGGAATGGGAAAGTTGACGGTCAGATCCTCGACACTGAGAAGAGGCGCGGTCGTCATAGCGTGGCCTCGCTCATGATGCTCGATGGTTGGATTGCCCCGCGCCGCCAGCAGGCGACGAGATGCCCGGGAGCGGTCGCCACGGAAGGAGGCTTTGCCAGGCACTGGTCGTTGGCTTCCGGACAGCGCGGCCGGTAGAAGCAGCCTTGCGGCGGATCAAGCAGGTTGGGCACGGTTCCGGGGATGGCCTCCAGTTCCGCTTTCGGCTCCACCCGTTCAGGCAGGCAGCGCAGCAGCGCCTGCGTGTAGGGGTGCTGCGGCGCTTCCAGCACCGCCCGCGTCGGGCCGGACTCGACGATGCGGCCGGCATACATGACGTAGAGCCGGTCGCAGAGCTGCGAGACAACAGCGATATTGTGCGAGATGAAGACGACCGACGTGCCGGTCCGCTTGGCGCGGTCCAGGATCAGCCGCAGGATCACGGCCTGCACCGTCACGTCCAGGGCTGTCGTCGGCTCGTCGGCGATGATCAGGCCGGGGTTGCACGAGAAAGCCATGGCGATAAGCACGCGCTGGCGCATGCCGCCCGACAGCTCGAACGGATAGGCCTTCATGATCCGCTCGGGTTCGCCGATCAGCATGTCCTTGAGGATGCCGCGCGCGGTGCGCTCGGCCTCCGCCTCGCTGACCGCTTCGTGGCGCTGGATGACGCCGACCAATTGCTTGCCGATGCGGATGGTCGGGTTGAGCGCGTTCATCGGCTCCTGGAAGATGGTCGAGACCAGCTTGCCCCTGACATCCTGGAGTTCGGTTTCGCCCATGGCGAACGGGTCGCGGCCGAACAGACGGATACTGCCGGCGGTGACGCGGTAGCGGCCTTCGGGCAGAAGCCGTGTCGCCGCCATCGTGGTCACCGACTTGCCGCAGCCTGACTCGCCTACGAGGCCGACAATCTCGGAGGTACCGATCTCGATCGTCACGTCGTCGAGCGCCTTGATGGCGCCGGCATAGGTCGGGAATTCCAGCGACAGGCCTTCGATAGTCAACGCTGCGGGTTTTTGCCCGGCGGGCTTCAGGGTTCCGGATGCCACGTCCATCACCGTCCTCCCAACCGTGGATCGAGCATGTCGCGGATGCCGTCGCCAAGCAGGTTGCAGCCCATGGCGGTGATCAGGATGGCAAGGCCGGGGAAAGTGCAGTACCACCATTGGTCGAGGATGTAGTTGCGGCCGGTGCTGACCAGCGCGCCCCATTCGGACGTCGGCGGCTGTGCGCCCAGCCCGATGAAGCTCAGGGCGGCTGCGATCAGCACGATGCCGCCGAGGTCGAGCGTTGCCTGCACGATGATCGGCGACAGCGCGTTGGGCAGGACATGCCAGCGCAGGATGTAGAGCGGCGAAGCGCCGAAGGTGCGCGCCGCCTTGACGAAGACCCGCTCGCGCAAGGACAGCGTCTGCCCGCGCGCCAGCCGCACATAGGCGGGGATACGCACCAGCGCCACGGCCAGCATCGAGTTGACCAGGCTGGGGCCTAGTGCCGCCGCAAGCGCCATGGCCAGAACCAGCGCCGGCAGCGCCATGATGACGTCCATCAGCCTCATGATCGCGGTGTCGATGCGGCCACCCAATATGGCTGACATGCATCCGATCACCACACCGACACCTACAGATATCAGGACGATCATGAACGCCGCGACGCATGAGGCGCGCGACCCATAGATGATGCGTGAAAACAGGTCGCGCCCGACCTCGTCCGTGCCGAACCAGTGCTGCGCGCTCGGCGGTTGCAGACGCGCCGACAGCATCAGCTTGTCGGGATTGTAGGGTGCGATCAGGGGTGCTGCGACGATCATGATGATGACCATGACGATGATCGCCGCGCCAACCAGCGTCAGCGGGCTGCGGCGGGACAGGTACCAGAGAAAATGCAGCCGCGACTTCCAGCCCGAAGCGGCAGGGACGGCCTGTGTCGCGGAAGAGGCCACGCTCATCATCCGATCTCCCTGATCTGCGGATCGGCGAACATGTAGGCGATGTCGACGATCAGGTTGATGAGGACGTAGCCGATCGATGCGACCACGGTGAATCCCATGATCGCGGGAAAATCGAGTGTCTGGATCGAGGTCACGACATAGGTGCCCATGCCCGGCCAGGCGAATACGGTTTCGGTCAGCACCGCGCCATAGAGAAGGTCGCCCAGCGCCAGGCCAAGCAGGGTGATCGACGGGATCAAGGCGTTTCGCAACGCATGATTGAAGATGATGACACGGCGGCGCAGGCCGCTGGCGCGCGCGGTCCGGATGTAGTCCTCCTGGAGCACATCCAGCATCGATGCCCGGATCTGGCGCGTGATGACGCCGAGATTGGCGAAGGCAAGCACGAAGGAGGGCAAGATGAGATGCCGCACCGAACTCCAGAACGCGTCCATGCGGCCTTCAAGCAAGGAATCGATCAGGAAGAAGCCGGTGACGCGCGTTGGCAGGGCAATGCCCATGTCGATGCGTCCGCTGCCGGGCAGGATGTGCAGCTTGGCGTAGAACAGCAGCACCAGCACCAGCGCGAACCAGAACACCGGCATCGAAATGCCGCAGACCGAGATGGTGCGCGCCACCTGATCGATCGGGCCGTCCTTGTAGATGGCGGATGCTACGCCGAGCGGAATGCCGATCACGATCGCCAGGATCAGCGAGATGGCGCCGAGCTCCATCGTCGCTGGCAGGAAGGTGGCGATATCGCCGGCAACCGAGCGGCGCGTGCGCAGCGAGGTTCCGAGGTCGCCATGCAGCAGGTTGCTGACGTAGATGGTGAACTGGTCCCATACCGGACGGTCGAGCCCGAGGTCGCGCCGCACGCTCATCAGCGTTTCGGCGCTTGCCCTGTCACCGGCGATCATCCGGGCAGGATCGCCGGGGATCAGGTGGGAAATGATGAAGGTGATGACTGCGACGCCGAAGACGACGAAGAACAGCATCACGAAGCGGGGAATGATAATGCGCATGATCGTCATGTGAGGTTGGTCCTCGTGGCGCTGCGGGCTTCTTTATGCCTACGGAACATGGTGATCGGCAAGGCGTTGCGCCTCACCGACCGTCGGACATTGTTCGACGCTTCCCGGGTTGTTGAGACTGCACGGCCAGACGCTTCCGGCAACCGACCGGAAGACATCTGGCGTGACAGCATTCTGCAGAGCAGGGATGCCGAAGATGTCAGGTTCCATATGTGCGACGAACGGGAGCGCCATTGGCGCCCCCTCGTACGCGGTCATTCCGACTTCGACATGGTGGCGAAGTTGTAGACCTGGATCAGCATCGGATTGTAGACGTAGCCCTTGACCACCGCGCGGCGCGCGAAGATGTCGTTCTTCTGCATCAAATAGAGATAGGGAGCGTCCTGCGTCGAGAGCTTCTGTGCCTCGAGATAGAGCTGCTCGCGCTTCGGCTGGTCGATGATGCTGGCGGCCTCGCGAACAAGGCCGGCGACCTTGGGATTGTTGTAGAAGGCGCGATTGCCCGGGCCGCCCATGCGCTCCGGATCGAACCAGTAGTTCATGAACATGTAGGGGTCGGCGAAATCGGGCGTCCATGCGCCTGGCGCCAAATCGTAGTTGCCGCTCGCCGCCATTTCGCGCTTGGTGGTGTCGGCAACGGCCTGCAGGTCGAGCTTGATGCCGATGTCGGCCAGGTTGGCCTGCAAGGCGAGACCGACCGGCTCCCAGGCCGTATCGGCTTGCGAGAATGTGTAAGTGAGATGGATGTCGGACTTGCCGGCCTCCTTCAACAGCGCTTTGGCCTTTTCGGCATCGTAGCTGTACTGGAAGCCGTTGGGGTCATGCCCCCACATGCCATCGGGAACAGCACCGCGCATCTGCTCGGCCTGGCCCTGCATGATGCCGTCGACGATGCCCTTGTAATCCACCGCGTAGGAGATCGCCTGGCGCACGCGCACATCATCGAGCGGCGGCCGTTTGTTGTTCATATAGATGTAGTTGACGTAGAGGCTCGGATTGCTCTCCACAACGATGTTGGAATCGCCTTTCAGCGCGGCGGCCTGGTCGACCGGAACCTGTTCGATGATATCGGCATCGCCATTGACGAGTTGCAGGCGGCGCGCCGAGATTTCACCGACGGTGCGCACGACAATCTGCTTCAAGGCCGGAGTCGGGCCGCTGTAGTGCTCGTTGCGGTCGAGCACGACACTCTGGTTTCGTTCCCAGCTGGTGATCTTGTAGGCGCCGCTGCCGGCGGTGTGCTCGGCCAGCCAGGCCTTGGCCATGTCGCCGTCTTTTTCATGTTCCATCACCTTGGGATTGATGATGGCGGCACCCGAAACGGCCATGGTCGAGAGGAACGGCGCGAACTGCGACGACAGGATGAACTTGACGGTACCGGGATCGACGACCTGAACTTCCTTCAGCACGGGAAAGGCATCCGAAGGTCCGGCCTTGAGCTTCATCGCCCGGTCGAAGCTGAACTTGACCGCCGCCGCATCGACATCCGTGCCGTCATCGAATTTGTGGCCCTTGGCCAGCTTGAAGGTCCAGACGGTGTTGGTGTCGTCGACGGACCAGCTTTCCGCAAGCTCGGGAACGACGTCGGTGGTGGCGCCCTTGTAGGCCACCAGATGCTCGTAGGCTGCGTAGATGAAGGTATAGCCGCTGTTGCTGATCTCGACGCCGGGGTCCGCGGTCGGCGCGTCCTCCGCTCGGCTGAGAACCAGCACATCCGACGCGGCCCAAGCCGCTTGCGTCAGCGATGAGGTGACCAAAAGGGCAAAGCCCAGCTTCTTCCAGTGCGCGAAAACCATCTCTCTACCCTCTGAGGTTCGGCGGACTCGAACGACGCCTGTTTCCGGCAATTTTGTCCGCACGATCAGATTAGGCAACGATTTTCCGAAGCGCAACTTATTTTCTTATCGTACGCGCCACTTGCTCGGTCTTGGCACGTGGCGCCAATTTTGAAATGGCACTTTCCTCGATCTCGGAAGAGCCGATCGCATCGATCAGATCTTTCTCCGTCGTGGAGCAAATGCAGATGAAGCGCGCCGGCTTCTCGCTCGCCGTCACGTAGGCATGCCCCATGGTTGCATCAAAATAGACGGAGTCTCCCACCTTCAAGACCACCGGTTCATAGTGCTCGGTGTGGAGCTCAAGTTCTCCTTCCACCACATAGGTATATTCTTCGCCGACATGGCGGATGAAAGAGCCGAACTCTTCCATCGTTCGGGCGTGCGCCACGCCGAACATCGGGACGATCGATTTTTTCGAGATGTCGGTGCACAAATAGAGATAGTCGTAGTTCTTCGTCTTGATGGAGCGGCCATCGCCGGCCCTGCTGATCGTGCGGCGCCCGAGCGGACTCGGGCTGGTTTCCGAGGCACGGGTCCCGAACAATTCGACAATGTCGACCTTCAGCCCCTCGGCCAATTGAACGATGCGGTCGTAGGTCAACGACATCTGGTTGTTTTCAACCTTGGACAGCGTTGATATGGCGAGCCCGGTCATCGCGCTGACTTGCGACAAGGTCCAGTGATTGCGCGTGCGGATTTCCCGCAGGAAATCGCCCAGGCTGGCTTTCTGATCCGTCATATTCGTTGCCGCATCCCGCATTTCAGGTCACCAACGATAGTACACTCTAATTTTTTGCGCGATATGGAAAACTGCTTGATCTATAGGAAAAATAAGTTTCTGATGAGACCAATCAGTATCGGGTGAATGATGTTCGACTTTGTTGTGATCGGCGGCGGCATGGCGGGCGCTTCCGCTGCCTATGAGTTGGCCGATGGCGCGAGCGTCCTGCTGCTCGAGCGAGAAGAGCATTGCGGCTATCACACGACGGGCCGCTCGGCCGCACTCTTTTCCGAAACCTATGGCAACGCCACCATCCGGTCGCTGACGAGAGCCAGTCGCGGTCTGTATGAGGCGCCACCGGCCGGCTTTGCCGAGCACCCCCTGCTGACGCCGCGTCCTGTGCTTTTCATCGCACGCGCCGATCAGGAAGCAAGCATCGCGGATATGGCCGAGATATTCGCGTGGACGGGCGGAAAGCCGTCGCGGGTTCTCAGTGCCGACGCTGTGCGCGAGCGCGTGCCGATCATGCGTGCCGACTATGTGGCACAGGCCCTCCTCGACGAGACGTCGATGGACATCGACGTCCACGCCTTGCATCAAGGTTATCTGCGCGGCGCGCGCGCCCGGGGCGCCCGCATCGCGGTTTCCGCCGAAGTCCTCGATATCGATCGGGATTCCTCCGGCTGGCGGATCACCACGGCCAGGGAGCAGTTCAAGGCGAGGATCATCGTCAATGCCGGTGGCGCATGGGCCGATACCATCGCTGCCATGGCCGGCGTTGCAACAGCCGGACTGACGCCGCTGCGACGCACCGCCATGATGCTGGACCTGCCCGATGGCGTTGACGCTTCGTCTTGGCCGCATGTGATCGACGTCGATGAGGAGTTCTATTTCAAGCCCGATGCCGGGCGGCTTCTGGCGTCGCCGGCGGACGAGACGCAGAGTGAACCTTGTGATGCACAGGCCGATGAGTTTGACATCGCGGTTGCCATCGACCGCATCCAGCAAGCGGCCGACCTGCCGGTGCGTTCGATTTCGCGCCGCTGGGCGGGCCTGCGCACTTTCGCTGCGGATCGCAGCCCTGTGGTTGGCTTCGACCCGCGTTGCGAGGACTTCTTCTGGCTGGCAGGCCAGGGCGGCTATGGCATCCAGACTGCCCCGGCGCTGGCCAAGGTGGCCGCCGCACTGGCCCACCGCAGGCCCATTGCCGACGCTATCCTCGATGCTGGTTTCGATCCCGATGAGGTGTCGCCCGCTCGCGCCGGGATTGGCCGCGCGGCCCATACCGCCGCCGCATAACTCTGATCCGGGGGAGATCATCAATGGCCTTCAATCTTGACGCACTGGCGTCGGTTGCCCTGGACGACAGCATCAAGGGCATTCCGTTCGGCGCCAGGCTCAGGCTCGCCGATGTCGCCGATCAAGGCTGGAATTTGCTTTCCGGCGACCTGCCGCTGCCCGCTGCGATCATCCGCGCCGACGCGCTGGCGCACAATTCGCGCTGGATGCAACGTTTCGTCGCCGAGCGCGGCGCGCTGATTGCCCCGCACGTCAAGACGACGATGTGCCCGCAGATCATCGCCCGCCAGATCGCCGATGGTGCCTGGGCTGTGACCGTCGCGACGGTCCAGCAGATGCAGGTCTGCCGCGGCTTCGGCGCGGAGCGCATCATCCTCGCCAATCAGGCGGTCGGACGGCTGGAACTCGATGCGATCGCCGCCATGGTCGGGGAACCCGACCTCGATTTCATGATGATCATCGACAGCGCCGCCGGCATCGAGGCGGCAGCAGAAGCGGTGCGGCGCAACCAGCTTGACCGCCCGCTGCAACTGCTTCTCGAACGCGGCTACCCAGGCGGCCGCACCGGCTGCCGGACCAATGACAGCGCGCTTACCCTTGCCAGGCAGATACGCGCCACACCGGGGCTTCGCCTTGTCGGGATCGAGGCCTTCGAGGGCCTGATAAAGGCAGAAAACGGGTCGGCCGAGCAGGCGGTCGGACTTTTCATGGATGAAATCGCCGCGCTCTTTGGCCTTTGCGCGGATGAAGGTCTGTTCGAGAGCGACGCGCCGCTGGTCACCGCCGGCGGCTCCTCCTACTACGATATCGTCATCGACAGGCTGGCGCAGTGCGGCGCCCGCGTGGTGACGAGAAGCGGCTGTTACGTCACGCATGATTCCGGGCTTTACCAGAGTGCCCACCAACGCCTGCAGGCCAAGACCGGCGAGCAGGACGGCCTGCGCCGTGCGCTGGAAATCTGGGCCTATGTGCAGTCGATTCCTGAGCCAGGACTTGCCCTGCTGACGGCCGGCCGGCGCGACTGCGGAACGGATTCGGGATTTCCGGTGCCGCTCCTCCTGTCCCGCGCAGGCGCCCATCCGCAGGACTTGCCGTCGGGATGCGAAGTGATCAACCTCAACGATCAGCACGCTTACATGCGCTTCCCGGCCGATCTGCGGCTTGCCGTCGGCGACCGTGTCGGGCTCGGCATTTCCCATCCATGCACGACGTTCGACAAATGGCAGATCATCTACCTTGTCGACAGTGACTACAGGGTGGTGGAAGCCATGAAGACCTACTTCTGAAGCTTCTCGCGGCGATGTCCTGTTGATTGCTTCCGATTGATATTGCGAGGAGACCACCGATGAGCCGACTTTCCGCCGCCGCAGTCGAACTGTTCGAGGACCTGATCCGCCAGCAGGTCGAGGACAAGGCGATCCCCTCCATCTCCTATGGCCTTGTCGACCGCGACGGGCTGATGGCCGCGGGCCATATCCAGCGTCATGACCGTGGCTTCGCCATGGGCGACGACACCTGTTTCCGGATCGGCTCGATCACCAAGACATTCACCGCCCTGTCGATCATGCAGCTTGCCGAAAAAGGGCTTGTCGATCTCGATGCCGACGTCTGCGAATACCTACCGGGCTTCAAGCCGCTCAACCCGTTCGCCGGGCGCGAAGGCGGTCCCCATGGCGCGCGGATCAGCCTGCGCAAGCTGCTGAGCCACACCGCCGGCCTCGTGCGCGAGCCCAAGAGCGGCCACTATCTCGACGCAGCGCGGCCGCCGCTGGCCGACACCGTGGCCGAACTCGCCAGCTCGACGCTAAAACAGGATCCGAGCCTGGGACAGATGCATTACTCCAATGCCGGCATTGCCGTGGCCGGAAGGGTCATCGAGACGGTGACGGGCAAGAGCTACGCCGAATACGTCACCGATCATATGCTGAAGCCGCTTGGCATGGACCGGACCTCGTCGGGCCTGGCGCCAGGCATCGCCGAGCGGCTCGCGCCCGCCGACATGTGGACGCTGGACGGCGACAGCCCCGCTCCCGTGTTCGACCTTGGCGGTCCGCCGGCCGGCAACATCTATTCCACCATTGGCGACATGGCCCGCTATGCCCAGTGCCTGCTGCGCGGCGGCTTCGCGCCGGATGGCCGGGCGATCGCATCGCCCGCCTCATTGCGCGAGATGTGGGTGCCGATCGGCAAGCGCGCCTCCGGAGAAAGGGTGGCGAACACCTATGGCCTGTGTTTCGGTGTCGGCGATGTCGATGGCTGGACCTCCGTCGGCCATGGTGGCGCCGTCTATGGCTACGCCTCGCAGATGATCCTGCTGCCCGCCGCCGGCGTCGGCGTGCTGATCTTCTCGACGCTGGATTTCTCCAACCAGATCGGCGCGCGGCTTGGCGTCGAGGGGCTGCGCATCGCGCTGGCCGAACGCCGGATGGGTACGCTGCCGTCGCGGCGGCAGAGCCTGCCTGCCGTCGCCGCCGACCAGCTTGCGGCACTGCCCGGCCACTACCGGCACGAAACTTCCGGCGAGGTCGTCGAGGTCAAGGCCAAGGGCGGCAAGCTCTATCTGATGGGCGAAGGCGTGCCGTTGCAGATCCGCCCGGTCGCCGGTTCGGATTTCACCATTGACGGGCGCATCTATGGACGCGACGCCGAATATCCACACATGAAGCTGTCATTCCCCGCTCCCGGCGCGCTGGTGTGGAAGGCAGCGAACTGGTCACGCATTGAGGCACTGCCCACTGAGATAGTGCCGGCCGAGATTGCGCCGCATCTCGGCGAATACGGCCCGGATTTCAACGTCACCTATCTCAGCTACAGCCATGGCGAGCTGAAATGCCTGATAGAGTATTTCTGCACGCACAGCTGTGAGCCGGAGGAGGCCGGGCGCTATCGCATGCATGGCATCCTGTACGAGGAAGAAATCCTCGAACTCGACGCCGTCGACGATCACGGCCGGCGCGGCATCCGGGTCGGCCCGATGTTCCTCGAGCGCCGGCCCGCTGCAAAAGCGAGCGGCTGATGGTGCCTACAAAGCATTCGCCCAAGCAAATCGACCAGCTGCCGACGTCGATGACCGGGCTTCTTTAACATCCAGGGAGGACAGACAATGAAGGTATTCATCAGCGCCGATATCGAAGGCACCGCCGGCATCACCAATTGGGACGAGGCCAAGAAGGGCAATCCCGACTATGCCGAGTTTCGCGAATACATGACCGACGAACTGGTCGCCGCCTGTGAGGGCGCGAAGGCGGCTGGCGCCACCGAAGTGGTGGTGAAGGACGCGCACTCCACCGCGCGCAACCTCATCCTGTCGAGGCTGCCGGACTATGTCCGCATCGTGCGCGGCTGGAGCGGCCACCCCGACATGATGATGTTCGGCATCGACGACAGCTTCGCCGCCGCACTCTACACCGGCTACCACAACAAGGCGGGGACGGACACCAACCCGCTGGCGCATACCTTGACCGGCACCGTCTCGCGGCTGCTGATCAATGGCGAGGTCGCCTCGGAATACACGCTGAACGCGCTCTGCGCGGCACGCTACCGCGTGCCTTCGGTGTTCCTGAGTGGCGACGCCGGCATGTGCGCCGAAGCGAAGGTTCTGGTGCCGGCCATCGGCACGGTGGCGACCAGCGAAGGATTTGGCCCGGCGACCTCATCGATGACGCCTGGAGCCGCAGTCAAGGCGATCCGCAACGGGGTCGAAGCGGCACTGTCACGCGACCTCTCGGTCTGCCTACCCCCGCTCGCCGACAGCTTCGAACTGGTGGTCGAATACACCACGCCGATCGAAGCCTATCGGGCCAGCTGGTACCCGGGCGTCGAGCACGTCGCGGCGCGCACGCTCCGCTTCAAGGCAACGGATTTCTTCGACATCCAGCGCGCGGTCCGTTTCATCGTCTGAGGTTGGGTAATACCGCCGAGATCGGGAGACACTGATTTCGGCGGCCTCGCTGACCAGACTCCTGCTGGGCGACACGACATCGCAGGGCATGCTTCGAGACAACCGTCACCGTCGAGCCCCTATTGATGGCGTGGCGGCTTGGTCTGTCGAATCGGGTCGTCGCTTTCCTCAAGATACGTCTACGCCCTTCGACAAGCCGACCTCCACACTCGACCCCGAAATGGTGGGTGAAGTGCTTCAGGTCTTCAAGACGCCGGCGATCGAGGGATGACAATGGTGGTCGTCACCCATGAGATGGGTTTTGACCGCAACGTCGGGCACCGGGTGATCTGGATGACGGCCTGATCGTCGAGGAGGCAGCCCCCCGAGCGCTGCTCTCGAATCCGCAAAGGAGCCGCACGAAGAGTTTTCTGGCGAAAATCTTGTAGGCGAGAAACATCTCGGCAGGCAGCTGCGAACCCGGCGCACCCACGCCGCAAAAAAAACAAAGTCCGCTCCCGGCTATACGATCGGTAGCCGATAGGAGAAGATGCCTCGACGGCTTCCGTTCGCGATGCCGGTGAACCAAATCGGCTTGATCGGGACGAAAATGCAAGAATGGCCTGAAATTCCGTACGGCGCGTGGCGGGAGACATGTGCTGCGCTGCACCGCTACGCGCAGATTGTCGGCAAATACCGGCTCGCCCGCACACCGTGGATAAACCACTCCTGGCACGCCACCCTTTATCCCAACGCGCGCGGTTTCACGACGGGTCTGGTGCCGGACGTGCGAGGCGGCATCGAACTGAGTTTCGATCTCATCGACCATCAGGTGGTCGGTACGGCAACAGGGGGAGGGACGGCTCGGCTTGCGCTTGAGCCTATGTCGGTCGCATCGTTTCACAAGCGCCTGTTGGATCTGATCCGTACCCTCGGCGGGACGCCGGAACTGGACGGCAGGCCAAATGAGATTCCCGATGGCGTCCCTTTTGCCATGGATACCATCGAGCGGCCGTATGACGCCAGCGCCGTGACACGGTTCTTCCGTGCCTGCGTGGCTGCGACGAACGTATTCCAGACCTTCC
The nucleotide sequence above comes from Mesorhizobium shangrilense. Encoded proteins:
- a CDS encoding serine hydrolase domain-containing protein; its protein translation is MSRLSAAAVELFEDLIRQQVEDKAIPSISYGLVDRDGLMAAGHIQRHDRGFAMGDDTCFRIGSITKTFTALSIMQLAEKGLVDLDADVCEYLPGFKPLNPFAGREGGPHGARISLRKLLSHTAGLVREPKSGHYLDAARPPLADTVAELASSTLKQDPSLGQMHYSNAGIAVAGRVIETVTGKSYAEYVTDHMLKPLGMDRTSSGLAPGIAERLAPADMWTLDGDSPAPVFDLGGPPAGNIYSTIGDMARYAQCLLRGGFAPDGRAIASPASLREMWVPIGKRASGERVANTYGLCFGVGDVDGWTSVGHGGAVYGYASQMILLPAAGVGVLIFSTLDFSNQIGARLGVEGLRIALAERRMGTLPSRRQSLPAVAADQLAALPGHYRHETSGEVVEVKAKGGKLYLMGEGVPLQIRPVAGSDFTIDGRIYGRDAEYPHMKLSFPAPGALVWKAANWSRIEALPTEIVPAEIAPHLGEYGPDFNVTYLSYSHGELKCLIEYFCTHSCEPEEAGRYRMHGILYEEEILELDAVDDHGRRGIRVGPMFLERRPAAKASG
- a CDS encoding M55 family metallopeptidase, whose product is MKVFISADIEGTAGITNWDEAKKGNPDYAEFREYMTDELVAACEGAKAAGATEVVVKDAHSTARNLILSRLPDYVRIVRGWSGHPDMMMFGIDDSFAAALYTGYHNKAGTDTNPLAHTLTGTVSRLLINGEVASEYTLNALCAARYRVPSVFLSGDAGMCAEAKVLVPAIGTVATSEGFGPATSSMTPGAAVKAIRNGVEAALSRDLSVCLPPLADSFELVVEYTTPIEAYRASWYPGVEHVAARTLRFKATDFFDIQRAVRFIV
- a CDS encoding DUF5996 family protein yields the protein MPRRLPFAMPVNQIGLIGTKMQEWPEIPYGAWRETCAALHRYAQIVGKYRLARTPWINHSWHATLYPNARGFTTGLVPDVRGGIELSFDLIDHQVVGTATGGGTARLALEPMSVASFHKRLLDLIRTLGGTPELDGRPNEIPDGVPFAMDTIERPYDASAVTRFFRACVAATNVFQTFRTSYLGKVSPVHLFWGSFDLAVTRFSGRRAPLHPGGIPGLPDEVTCEAYSHEVSSAGFWPGGGSIDFPAFYSYAYPTPAGFASAKVFPDAAHFDAALGEFLLPYDAVRNAADPDAVLMAFLESTYRAAADLGHWDVAALECAIGEPRRPRLL